One part of the Chryseobacterium mulctrae genome encodes these proteins:
- the secD gene encoding protein translocase subunit SecD, producing the protein MQGKGLITIVAIVLGLICLNELLPTWYAGKIESQIEAANGNEKEIQRLKDETLNLGFTELSYAKAKDKEMKLGLDLKGGINVLLEINQRDLVNDLTNYSTNPILIEALNRTDEAQKNSTKSYIDNFFVEFDAVNKAKGANLKLADPEIFGNTNLSEIKFNTTDEQVKSIVKKRIDLSVGTAFEVIRTRIDKLGAIQPNVQRVPGTARISVEMPGMKDIDKVKKMLQTSAKLQFWEVQQFAEVAPYFQTLSATVAAKGDSMGVAKNTNFLNLMQGGKSGSMSSVGSVKLTDTAKVNKILNSKIAQSLRPANIKYTQFMWGYKPESTDEKSLVLYAVRGNINQKAPVDGAVETANIGYDELSRVVVDMQMDSKGAKDWKTLTEKNVGKPVAVTLDNRVYTAPNVQGAIPNGRTQISGNFSQEEAKELVDVLGAGKLPAGAKVVQATQVGPSLGQESIDAGVMSFSIAFLIIIAYIIFYYGLAGVYAVIAMIINLFYIFGIMDSGDFTLTLPGIAGIVLSMAMAVDTNVIIYERTKEELFAGKNILEAYKDGFKHALNAIIDGHLTMILTAVVLFFFGTGPIKGFALTLLIGAVMTLFTSILLSRVMIFHRLNKGKSLSVWTPPTKNLFRNTWIDFIGKRKYSYILSAILTVISLGSIFVNGFKFGIDFTGGRNYVVRFDKEVNAEDVENGLVKVFTTQDGKNSSVEAKTFGNNNQLKISTDYLINDESLKADQTIEQKLFEGLKPNLPANMTLEEFKSADTDHAGIISSEKVGPSVADDIQTHGTLAVVAALAGIFIYILVRFRKWQFSLGAVAALLHDAIIILGAFSLFHSVMPFNMEVNQDFIAAILTVLGYSINDTVIIFDRIREYLREKKALTLSGLFDDAISSTLGRTFNTTFTTLLVILAIFIFGGDNLRGFMFALLIGIGFGAYSSIFIASAIAYDFLKTGKEEDVHGKSSSDKELLATK; encoded by the coding sequence ATGCAAGGAAAAGGACTTATTACAATTGTTGCTATTGTACTAGGGTTAATTTGCTTAAATGAGCTATTACCAACCTGGTACGCCGGCAAAATTGAATCGCAAATCGAAGCTGCGAACGGAAACGAGAAAGAAATCCAGAGATTAAAGGATGAAACTTTAAATCTTGGATTTACAGAACTTTCTTATGCTAAGGCAAAAGACAAAGAAATGAAGCTAGGTCTTGACCTGAAAGGGGGGATCAACGTTCTTTTGGAAATCAATCAGAGAGATTTGGTGAATGATTTAACTAATTATTCTACCAATCCTATTCTTATTGAGGCTCTTAACAGAACAGATGAAGCTCAGAAAAACTCTACTAAATCTTATATCGACAATTTCTTTGTTGAGTTTGATGCCGTAAACAAAGCAAAAGGCGCAAACCTTAAACTTGCAGATCCTGAAATCTTCGGAAACACTAATCTTTCTGAGATTAAATTCAACACCACTGATGAGCAGGTAAAAAGCATCGTTAAGAAAAGAATTGATCTTTCTGTAGGTACAGCTTTTGAAGTAATCAGAACCAGAATTGATAAATTGGGAGCTATCCAGCCAAACGTACAGAGAGTTCCGGGAACGGCAAGAATCTCTGTAGAAATGCCGGGTATGAAAGATATCGATAAGGTGAAGAAAATGCTTCAGACTTCTGCAAAACTTCAGTTTTGGGAAGTACAGCAGTTTGCTGAGGTTGCACCATATTTCCAGACTTTAAGTGCTACAGTTGCTGCAAAAGGTGACTCTATGGGAGTTGCTAAAAATACTAATTTCCTAAACTTAATGCAAGGAGGGAAATCTGGAAGCATGAGCTCTGTAGGAAGTGTGAAACTGACAGATACTGCAAAAGTAAACAAGATCTTAAACAGTAAAATTGCGCAGTCTTTACGTCCTGCAAATATTAAATATACCCAGTTTATGTGGGGTTACAAGCCAGAATCTACAGATGAAAAAAGCTTGGTTCTATATGCTGTAAGAGGTAATATCAACCAAAAAGCTCCGGTAGACGGTGCTGTAGAGACTGCAAACATCGGTTACGATGAATTGAGCAGAGTAGTGGTAGATATGCAAATGGATTCTAAAGGTGCTAAAGATTGGAAAACGCTTACTGAGAAAAACGTAGGAAAACCAGTTGCTGTAACTTTAGATAACAGAGTATATACTGCGCCAAATGTACAGGGTGCAATTCCTAACGGTAGAACTCAAATCTCTGGTAACTTCTCTCAGGAAGAAGCTAAAGAATTGGTAGACGTTTTAGGAGCGGGTAAATTACCTGCAGGTGCAAAAGTAGTACAGGCTACACAAGTAGGTCCGTCTTTAGGACAGGAGTCTATTGATGCGGGAGTGATGTCATTCTCTATCGCATTCTTAATTATTATTGCATACATCATTTTCTACTACGGTTTAGCTGGAGTTTATGCGGTAATTGCAATGATCATCAACTTATTCTACATTTTCGGGATTATGGATTCCGGAGACTTTACTTTAACGCTTCCTGGTATTGCGGGTATTGTACTTTCAATGGCGATGGCGGTAGATACCAACGTAATTATTTACGAAAGAACGAAAGAAGAATTATTTGCAGGTAAAAATATTCTTGAAGCTTACAAAGATGGTTTCAAACATGCATTGAATGCAATTATTGATGGTCACCTAACGATGATCCTTACAGCGGTAGTATTGTTCTTCTTCGGAACAGGTCCTATCAAAGGATTTGCATTGACGTTATTGATTGGTGCTGTAATGACATTGTTTACATCAATCTTACTTTCAAGAGTAATGATCTTCCACAGATTAAATAAAGGTAAAAGTCTTTCAGTTTGGACTCCTCCAACGAAAAACTTATTCAGAAATACTTGGATCGATTTCATTGGAAAAAGAAAATATTCATATATTCTTTCTGCAATTTTAACGGTAATCTCTTTAGGATCAATTTTCGTTAACGGATTTAAATTTGGTATCGATTTTACGGGTGGTAGAAACTACGTTGTAAGATTTGATAAAGAAGTAAATGCAGAAGATGTTGAAAATGGTTTAGTTAAAGTTTTCACAACTCAGGATGGTAAAAACTCTTCTGTAGAAGCTAAAACTTTCGGAAACAACAATCAGCTGAAGATCTCTACAGATTACCTTATCAATGACGAATCATTGAAAGCTGACCAGACTATTGAGCAAAAATTATTTGAAGGTTTAAAACCAAATCTTCCTGCAAACATGACTTTAGAAGAATTTAAATCTGCAGACACAGATCACGCAGGAATTATCTCTTCTGAAAAAGTAGGACCTTCTGTTGCTGATGATATCCAGACACACGGTACTCTTGCGGTTGTTGCTGCTTTGGCAGGTATTTTCATCTATATTTTGGTGAGATTTAGAAAATGGCAGTTTTCATTGGGTGCTGTTGCGGCACTATTACATGATGCGATCATTATCTTAGGTGCGTTCTCTTTATTCCATTCGGTAATGCCTTTCAACATGGAGGTTAACCAGGATTTCATTGCAGCAATTCTTACAGTATTGGGTTACTCAATCAACGATACCGTAATTATCTTCGATAGAATTAGAGAATACTTGAGAGAGAAGAAAGCGCTTACTTTATCAGGATTGTTTGATGATGCTATTTCTAGTACTTTAGGTAGAACGTTCAACACAACATTTACCACTTTACTTGTAATTCTTGCCATCTTCATCTTTGGTGGAGACAACTTGAGAGGATTTATGTTTGCATTGTTAATCGGTATTGGATTTGGAGCTTATTCATCCATCTTCATTGCATCGGCAATTGCTTACGACTTCCTTAAAACAGGAAAAGAAGAAGACGTACACGGTAAATCTTCATCAGATAAAGAATTACTTGCTACAAAGTAA
- a CDS encoding PQQ-dependent sugar dehydrogenase — translation MRRLLLSIALFSSLTVQSQSFVLEEFATGLTSPVEITNTNDSRLFVVQQNGIIKIIQPNGTVNAADFLNISSKITFNGERGLLGLAFHPQYLTNGYFFVYYNNTAGNIIVARYSVNTANPNTADPNSEKIILNIPKPFANHNGGSIHFAPDGNLWVVTGDGGSSGDPNNNAQNKNSLLGKMLRIDINSAGAYNIPTGNPFIGVDGSDEIWSYGLRNAWKYSFDLTSGNVMIADVGQGLFEEINRMPITQAGINYGWRCYEGNNDYNTTGCAASSTMTFPVAVYDHSGNKCSITGGYVYRGTQNPSLQGKYFFADYCSSQIGTMDPNNSISWTTPFTGNNFSTFGQDNLKELYVAAVNNGKIYKIKTTTLGVQDATFSQIRVYPNPASERIFVDGLKGNNNIAEIFSTEGRKVLDETKFDSENSINISGIPAGVYYINIKSGDFKSYSQKIIIK, via the coding sequence ATGAGAAGACTATTACTTTCAATAGCATTATTCTCTTCCTTAACAGTACAATCTCAAAGTTTTGTTCTGGAAGAATTTGCAACCGGGCTTACAAGTCCCGTAGAGATTACCAACACAAACGACAGCCGTCTTTTCGTAGTACAACAGAATGGAATCATTAAGATCATACAACCTAACGGAACTGTGAATGCTGCAGACTTTCTTAATATAAGCAGCAAAATTACATTCAATGGAGAAAGAGGGCTTTTAGGTTTGGCTTTTCATCCGCAATATTTAACTAACGGATATTTTTTCGTGTATTATAACAATACAGCCGGAAATATTATCGTAGCAAGATATTCTGTGAATACGGCAAATCCGAATACAGCTGATCCCAATTCAGAAAAAATTATTTTAAATATTCCCAAACCTTTTGCCAATCATAATGGTGGAAGCATCCATTTTGCTCCTGACGGAAATTTGTGGGTTGTAACGGGCGACGGCGGAAGTAGCGGTGATCCCAACAATAATGCTCAAAACAAAAATTCATTATTAGGAAAAATGCTTAGAATTGATATTAATTCTGCAGGAGCCTACAATATTCCTACCGGAAATCCTTTTATTGGCGTTGATGGCTCAGATGAAATTTGGTCTTACGGTTTAAGAAATGCGTGGAAGTATTCTTTTGACTTAACCAGCGGAAACGTAATGATTGCTGATGTAGGACAAGGATTGTTTGAAGAAATCAACCGAATGCCGATAACGCAGGCTGGAATCAATTATGGATGGAGATGTTATGAAGGAAATAATGATTATAACACAACAGGTTGTGCAGCTTCTTCAACGATGACTTTCCCGGTTGCTGTTTATGATCATTCCGGAAATAAATGTTCCATTACCGGAGGTTATGTTTATCGTGGAACACAGAATCCTTCTTTACAGGGAAAATACTTTTTTGCAGATTACTGTTCTTCGCAAATCGGTACAATGGATCCCAACAATTCAATTTCTTGGACGACACCTTTTACCGGAAATAATTTTTCAACCTTTGGACAAGACAACCTTAAAGAACTTTACGTAGCTGCTGTAAATAATGGTAAAATTTACAAAATTAAGACAACAACTTTAGGAGTTCAGGACGCTACATTCAGCCAAATAAGAGTTTACCCAAATCCTGCATCAGAAAGAATTTTTGTGGATGGATTAAAGGGTAACAACAATATTGCTGAAATTTTCAGTACCGAAGGAAGAAAAGTTTTGGACGAAACAAAATTCGATTCTGAAAACAGCATCAATATCTCAGGAATTCCTGCAGGAGTTTACTACATCAATATTAAATCGGGAGATTTTAAATCTTACAGTCAGAAAATAATTATTAAATAA
- the hemN gene encoding oxygen-independent coproporphyrinogen III oxidase translates to MNSLIDKYNIPGPRYTSYPTVPYWDESTFSPEKWKSSVIKSFNESNSAEGISIYIHLPFCEALCTFCACHKRITKQHSVEVPYLESVLKEWMLYLQLFNEKPKLKELHLGGGTPTFFSPQNLKTLLQGIFDTVEIAEHPEFSFEGHPNNTTREHLQTLFDLGFRRASFGVQDYDLKVQKAINRIQPFENVKNVTEWAREIGYTSISHDLVYGLPHSNWESMALTIHKTLELKPDRLAYYSYAHVPWIKGVGQRGFDENDLPSGEEKRRLYEDGKKLLEELGYKEVGMDHFSLEEDELYKSMISGDIHRNFMGYSSSKTQLMIGLGMSSISDSWYAFAQNVKTVEEYQKIVEKGEIPVVKGHVLNEEDLSIRRHILNLMCQLETTFENKDAIPELENAFDMLQEMERDELVEINNNQIKITEKGRAFTRNVAMVFDLRMLRNKPETRIFSMTI, encoded by the coding sequence ATGAATTCGTTAATCGATAAATATAATATTCCAGGTCCGCGTTATACATCTTATCCCACTGTTCCTTATTGGGACGAATCTACTTTTTCTCCGGAAAAATGGAAATCAAGTGTGATAAAATCTTTCAATGAAAGCAATTCGGCAGAGGGAATTTCAATATACATTCATCTTCCTTTCTGTGAAGCATTGTGTACTTTTTGCGCTTGTCACAAACGTATTACAAAGCAACACAGTGTAGAAGTTCCTTATCTTGAAAGTGTTTTAAAAGAATGGATGCTTTATCTTCAATTATTTAATGAAAAGCCGAAGCTAAAAGAACTGCATTTAGGAGGTGGGACGCCAACGTTTTTTTCTCCGCAAAATCTAAAAACCTTATTGCAGGGAATTTTTGACACCGTTGAAATTGCAGAACATCCTGAATTTTCTTTTGAAGGTCACCCAAATAATACAACAAGAGAGCATCTTCAGACTTTGTTTGATTTAGGATTTAGAAGAGCCAGTTTTGGGGTGCAGGATTATGATTTGAAAGTTCAGAAAGCCATCAACAGAATTCAGCCTTTCGAAAATGTAAAAAATGTTACAGAATGGGCCAGAGAAATTGGGTATACAAGTATTTCTCACGATTTGGTTTATGGTTTACCACATTCTAACTGGGAAAGTATGGCACTTACCATTCATAAAACTTTAGAGCTAAAACCTGATCGTCTTGCTTATTATTCTTACGCTCATGTTCCATGGATAAAAGGAGTGGGGCAAAGAGGTTTTGATGAAAATGATTTGCCAAGCGGTGAAGAGAAACGCAGACTGTATGAAGATGGCAAAAAATTATTGGAAGAATTAGGATATAAAGAAGTAGGGATGGATCATTTTTCTCTTGAAGAAGATGAACTGTATAAATCTATGATCTCAGGAGACATTCATCGTAATTTTATGGGATATTCTTCGAGTAAAACTCAGTTGATGATAGGTTTGGGGATGAGTTCTATCTCAGATTCTTGGTATGCTTTTGCTCAAAATGTAAAAACCGTTGAAGAATACCAAAAAATTGTGGAAAAAGGTGAAATTCCTGTCGTGAAAGGACATGTTTTGAATGAAGAAGATCTATCGATCAGAAGACATATTCTAAATTTAATGTGCCAGTTGGAAACTACTTTTGAAAATAAAGACGCCATTCCGGAGCTTGAAAACGCTTTTGATATGCTTCAGGAAATGGAACGTGATGAATTGGTTGAAATTAACAACAATCAAATAAAAATAACGGAAAAAGGAAGAGCTTTCACAAGAAATGTAGCGATGGTTTTTGATCTCAGAATGTTGAGAAATAAACCCGAAACCAGAATTTTTTCAATGACAATATAA
- a CDS encoding sialate O-acetylesterase has protein sequence MKNLKIFLFLLIPTFFYTQKIRVFVLAGQSNMNGFGYNKDLPNDLKTIKDVYIFQGNSVPDGEKNGGVGKWDVLKAGNGTGFKTDGKTNTLSDRFGLEMTFAKRMKELFPNDKIALIKYAREGTSIDSLATGSFGCWDSDYHGKNGLNQYDYFLKTVKNALSEKDIDGNGKADELQMSGILWMQGEGDASYNEEIANNYYAHLKTLMNQMRAALRTDDLPVVIGKISDSGKNEKGKVWPIGELVQYAQEKFVRDDKNAAIVRSTQKYNYGNDPWHYDSAGYIDLGKNFAEEVFRLIINFEKKD, from the coding sequence ATGAAAAATTTAAAAATATTTCTTTTTTTATTAATTCCAACCTTTTTTTATACTCAAAAAATAAGAGTTTTCGTTTTGGCGGGTCAGTCAAATATGAACGGGTTTGGATATAATAAAGATCTTCCAAATGATTTAAAAACCATTAAAGATGTTTATATTTTCCAGGGAAATTCTGTTCCTGACGGAGAAAAAAATGGCGGAGTGGGAAAGTGGGATGTTTTGAAAGCCGGAAACGGAACAGGTTTTAAAACTGATGGAAAAACCAATACACTTTCAGATCGATTTGGTTTGGAAATGACTTTTGCCAAAAGAATGAAAGAACTTTTTCCGAATGATAAAATTGCGTTGATCAAATATGCGAGAGAAGGTACTTCAATAGACAGTCTTGCGACAGGAAGTTTCGGCTGTTGGGATTCAGATTATCACGGAAAAAACGGACTGAATCAATATGATTATTTTCTGAAAACCGTAAAAAATGCTTTAAGCGAAAAAGATATTGACGGGAACGGAAAAGCAGACGAATTACAAATGTCCGGAATTCTTTGGATGCAAGGTGAAGGAGATGCAAGCTACAACGAAGAAATTGCCAATAATTATTACGCTCATCTGAAAACTTTGATGAATCAGATGCGGGCTGCTTTACGCACCGATGATTTACCGGTTGTAATTGGAAAAATTTCAGATTCGGGTAAAAATGAAAAAGGAAAAGTCTGGCCAATAGGAGAGTTGGTACAGTATGCTCAGGAGAAATTTGTTCGCGATGATAAAAACGCTGCGATTGTTCGTTCTACCCAAAAATACAATTACGGAAACGACCCATGGCATTATGACAGTGCGGGTTACATCGATTTAGGAAAGAATTTTGCGGAAGAGGTATTTAGACTCATTATAAATTTCGAAAAGAAAGACTAA
- a CDS encoding WD40/YVTN/BNR-like repeat-containing protein produces MKKIFTLLFSTVGLLMFSQKIESFETILNDKISIRAIELYDNKVWYSGTESKFGFVDLKNSKTQKQIKLSEKKLQFRTLAQNKDAFYAINIESPAHFFRIDKKDLSVVNIYTDTLKTAFYDAFIFVNDEHGVTFSDPAKDLNLKLSFIMPKLNSVLDFNTLTKREGFNTIKLNEGEAAFAASNTNIAHQGTNIWIATGGKSSRIIKIDYTTLKSNVYKTPFVQGESAQGMYSIDFVNQNFGIAVGGDYTKQEATVNNIATTNDGGKTWQIQASGKNAGYTTCVKIKPNSKGKEMISVGDQHISYSSNFGKTWKKISDEKGFYVCKWVDGNTIVFAGKDKISLMKLKF; encoded by the coding sequence ATGAAAAAGATCTTCACTTTGTTATTTTCTACGGTTGGTTTATTGATGTTTTCTCAAAAAATCGAAAGTTTTGAAACTATTTTAAATGATAAAATAAGCATCAGAGCAATCGAATTGTATGATAATAAAGTCTGGTACAGCGGAACGGAATCTAAATTCGGTTTTGTTGATTTAAAAAACAGTAAAACTCAAAAACAGATTAAACTGTCTGAAAAGAAGTTGCAGTTTAGAACATTAGCACAAAATAAAGATGCTTTTTATGCCATTAATATTGAAAGTCCGGCTCATTTTTTTAGAATAGATAAAAAAGATCTTTCGGTTGTAAATATTTATACAGATACTTTGAAAACGGCATTTTACGATGCATTCATTTTTGTAAATGATGAGCATGGAGTTACATTCAGTGATCCCGCAAAAGATTTGAATCTGAAATTATCTTTTATCATGCCAAAATTAAATTCTGTTTTAGATTTTAATACACTCACCAAAAGAGAAGGCTTTAATACCATAAAATTAAATGAAGGTGAAGCAGCTTTTGCAGCAAGTAATACTAATATTGCTCATCAGGGAACTAATATCTGGATCGCAACTGGAGGGAAAAGCTCAAGAATTATTAAGATAGATTATACTACCTTAAAATCAAACGTCTATAAAACACCTTTCGTTCAAGGAGAATCGGCTCAGGGAATGTATTCTATTGATTTTGTCAATCAGAATTTTGGAATCGCTGTTGGTGGTGATTACACAAAACAGGAAGCCACTGTCAATAATATTGCAACGACAAATGATGGCGGAAAAACCTGGCAAATTCAGGCATCAGGAAAAAATGCAGGATATACAACCTGTGTAAAAATAAAACCTAATTCGAAAGGTAAAGAAATGATTTCGGTAGGCGATCAACACATCAGTTATTCTTCAAACTTTGGAAAAACATGGAAGAAAATTTCCGACGAAAAAGGATTTTATGTTTGCAAATGGGTTGATGGAAATACGATTGTTTTTGCTGGGAAAGACAAGATTTCATTGATGAAATTAAAATTTTAA
- a CDS encoding APC family permease, which produces MSNIWKTKPLGAYEADMKKSELKRVLGKWSLTAIGIGAIIGGGIFVLTGTGAYYHAGPALALSFVVAGIACIFAALCYAEFAALLPVEGSAYAYAYGTVGEVFAWLIGWGLVLEYAMGSMTVAVSWSGYFNKFLKIINVELPYYLTNDFATAKQYAVAHGLTEPSFAFNLPAFIIVLIVTAILVKGTKEAAGANNMIVILKTSVVVFVIVVGALFINMDNLTPFIPDEKMILQSDGKMGPAYGFNGIIAGAAAVFFAYIGFDAVSTQAAEAKNPRKDIPFAIITSLLVCTALYILMSLVLTGMMNYKDFGSIPDALTAPVAIAFEKATGMDWAVILITVAATIGLISVLLVMMLGQSRIFLGMAKDGLLPGMFKEIHPVRKTPYKNTILLGLIVATVAALTPISTLVHMCSFGTLFAFTMVCFAVWLLRVRKPELKRGFKTPMLPVVASLGILINIYLIINLEATAIYMAIGWLALGLLIYFLYGKRNSVLNKGGYDEFIEK; this is translated from the coding sequence ATGTCAAATATTTGGAAAACAAAACCATTAGGAGCCTATGAGGCCGATATGAAAAAGAGTGAGCTTAAGAGGGTTCTTGGGAAATGGAGCCTTACAGCCATTGGTATCGGTGCGATTATCGGAGGTGGAATTTTTGTACTTACAGGTACCGGAGCTTACTATCATGCGGGTCCTGCTTTAGCTTTATCATTCGTTGTTGCAGGGATTGCCTGTATATTTGCGGCACTCTGTTATGCAGAGTTTGCAGCGTTATTGCCTGTTGAAGGTTCTGCTTATGCTTATGCATACGGAACAGTAGGGGAAGTTTTTGCCTGGCTTATCGGTTGGGGATTGGTATTGGAGTACGCAATGGGTTCTATGACGGTGGCGGTTTCCTGGTCCGGATATTTTAATAAATTTTTGAAAATCATCAATGTAGAATTACCTTATTATCTCACGAATGATTTTGCGACGGCAAAGCAATATGCAGTAGCTCATGGCTTAACAGAACCTAGTTTTGCGTTTAATTTACCAGCATTTATTATTGTTTTGATCGTTACTGCGATCTTGGTAAAAGGAACTAAAGAAGCTGCGGGTGCAAACAATATGATTGTAATTTTAAAAACTTCTGTTGTAGTTTTTGTAATCGTTGTTGGAGCTTTATTTATTAATATGGATAATCTTACACCATTTATTCCGGACGAAAAAATGATTCTTCAGTCTGATGGAAAAATGGGACCAGCGTATGGTTTTAACGGTATTATTGCCGGTGCAGCCGCTGTATTTTTTGCTTATATTGGTTTTGATGCAGTTTCTACTCAGGCTGCGGAAGCTAAAAACCCTAGAAAAGATATTCCTTTTGCAATTATTACTTCATTATTGGTTTGTACCGCGTTATATATTTTGATGTCACTTGTATTAACCGGAATGATGAATTATAAAGATTTCGGATCTATTCCTGATGCTCTAACTGCTCCGGTTGCGATTGCTTTTGAAAAAGCGACAGGAATGGATTGGGCTGTAATTTTAATTACTGTTGCTGCAACTATCGGATTGATTTCTGTATTGTTGGTAATGATGTTGGGACAGTCTAGAATTTTCTTGGGAATGGCAAAAGACGGTCTTCTTCCGGGAATGTTCAAAGAAATTCACCCTGTAAGAAAAACTCCTTATAAAAATACGATTCTTTTAGGTTTAATTGTAGCTACTGTTGCGGCACTTACACCAATCAGTACTTTGGTACATATGTGTAGTTTCGGGACTTTATTTGCATTTACAATGGTTTGTTTTGCAGTGTGGTTATTAAGAGTTAGAAAACCGGAATTAAAAAGAGGTTTCAAAACACCAATGCTTCCTGTAGTAGCATCTTTAGGAATTTTAATTAATATTTATCTAATCATTAATCTTGAAGCAACCGCAATTTACATGGCAATTGGCTGGTTGGCTTTAGGACTTTTAATTTACTTCCTGTATGGTAAACGAAACAGTGTACTGAACAAAGGTGGCTATGATGAATTTATCGAAAAATAA
- the pnuC gene encoding nicotinamide riboside transporter PnuC, protein MNIYDLFIKPYETYTNLQIFLEGFATVLGIMSVFFSIKKNIWVYPTGIVSTIIYVYLLFIAGLLGDCMINVYYSVMSVYGWILWNKNSEDQIHVEVSWAKKKEWMMAAILFILSIFLVMIIYYYKPYIDNHFSLENIEFGLYHLDWANWLDVFTTSVFLVGMWLMAKRRIESWFFWILGDLISIPMYIYKGYGITSVQYLVFTIMAILGYVSWKKSFKEKNTVQL, encoded by the coding sequence ATGAATATCTATGATCTCTTCATAAAACCCTACGAAACATACACTAATCTGCAAATTTTCCTTGAAGGTTTTGCCACTGTTCTAGGAATTATGAGTGTATTTTTTTCGATTAAAAAGAACATTTGGGTTTATCCTACAGGAATTGTTTCTACCATCATCTATGTTTACCTTCTTTTTATCGCAGGTTTACTGGGAGATTGTATGATTAATGTTTATTATTCTGTGATGAGTGTTTATGGATGGATTTTGTGGAATAAAAATTCTGAAGACCAAATTCACGTAGAAGTTTCGTGGGCAAAAAAGAAAGAATGGATGATGGCAGCAATACTTTTCATCCTGAGTATTTTTTTAGTAATGATTATTTATTACTACAAACCTTACATCGATAATCATTTTTCTCTGGAAAATATAGAGTTTGGTTTATATCATCTCGATTGGGCAAATTGGCTGGATGTTTTTACAACTTCTGTATTTTTGGTCGGAATGTGGTTGATGGCGAAAAGACGCATTGAGAGTTGGTTTTTCTGGATTTTGGGGGATCTTATTTCTATCCCGATGTATATTTATAAAGGATACGGAATAACTTCGGTTCAATATTTGGTATTTACGATAATGGCAATCTTAGGATATGTCAGCTGGAAAAAAAGTTTTAAAGAAAAAAATACAGTACAATTATGA
- the dapF gene encoding diaminopimelate epimerase, translating to MKFYKYQGTGNDFVMIDNRSGEWDNLSVTNIQKLCDRRFGIGADGLIKINTAEGVDFEVDYYNSDGSKSFCGNGARCSVAFAHFLSIFKNNTTTFTAIDGPHEAEINGNIVKLKMSDVTSITNDGEDSVLDTGSPHYIKYVEDIANFNVFAEGNSIRNSENYKEKGINVNFVENISNDEIFVRTYERGVEDETYSCGTGVTASALTFLKKSNLTSIKVKTLGGDLKVYAEKDGDTFRQIWLEGPAKQVFEGKVDLL from the coding sequence ATGAAATTTTATAAATATCAGGGAACAGGAAACGACTTTGTAATGATAGATAATCGCTCAGGAGAGTGGGATAACCTTTCGGTTACAAATATTCAAAAACTTTGCGACCGTCGCTTTGGAATTGGCGCAGACGGATTGATCAAGATAAACACGGCAGAAGGTGTAGATTTTGAAGTTGATTACTACAATTCTGATGGTTCCAAAAGCTTCTGCGGAAACGGAGCGCGTTGTTCGGTAGCTTTTGCTCACTTTCTTTCGATCTTTAAAAATAATACGACAACTTTTACCGCTATTGACGGACCTCACGAAGCCGAGATCAACGGAAACATTGTAAAACTAAAAATGAGTGATGTTACGTCAATCACAAATGACGGTGAAGATTCTGTTTTAGATACAGGTTCGCCTCATTATATTAAATATGTAGAAGACATTGCCAATTTCAACGTTTTTGCAGAAGGAAACAGCATCCGAAATTCGGAAAATTATAAAGAAAAAGGTATCAATGTCAATTTTGTTGAAAATATTTCTAATGATGAGATCTTTGTAAGAACCTATGAACGAGGCGTTGAGGACGAAACTTACAGTTGTGGAACGGGAGTTACAGCTTCTGCTTTAACTTTTCTTAAAAAAAGCAATCTAACCTCCATAAAAGTTAAAACGTTGGGTGGTGACCTTAAAGTTTATGCTGAAAAAGATGGAGACACATTCCGTCAAATTTGGCTTGAAGGTCCTGCAAAACAAGTTTTCGAAGGAAAAGTAGATCTTCTTTAG